The stretch of DNA GGCGCTCGCGCACCAGCAGGTGCACGACCAGGTCGAGGACCGTCCAGCCCGCACACAGTGTCGGTGCGGCAGGCCCGACCGCGAGCGCGAGGTCGCACAGGTCCAGCCGCTCGCGGCGAGCGAGGGAGCCGGCACGGGTGGTCGTCACACCGCCCACCGTAGCCGCACCGCTGCGAGGCTCACGGGGGCCGAGTCCTAGGATTCCCCGAGTGGAGCGGGCGAGCACGACTGACGGCTTCAAGGTGCTCGCCGTGGCGATCAGGCGCGAACCGTGGATCTTCACCCTCTCCACCGTGGGCAGCGCCCTGTTCGGGGCGCTGACAGTCGCCGACGCCTGGGTGCTCGGCTGGTCGACGGACCACGTCATCCTGCCGGCCTTCCGCACCGGCCACATCGGCCCCGGCTGGCTCGTCGCCGTGGTGGCCCTCTTCGTGGCCGTCGCGATCGGCCGCGCGGTCGGCGTGGTCGCCCGTCGCCTCGGCGCCGGCGTCATGCAGTACCGCATGCAGGCTCACTACCGCCGCGCCGTGACCCGGCAGTACCTCCGGCTCCCGCTGGCCTGGCACCAGGCCCACCCGACCGGGCAGTTGCTGAGCAACGCCAACGCCGACGTGGAGGCCGCCTGGGCCCCGATCGCGCCGCTGCCGATGGCGGTCGGCACGATCGCGATGATGGTGATAGCGGTCGCCCAGATGTTCCTGGCCGACGTCGTGCTCGCCTGCCTGGGCATGCTGGTCTTCCCGGCGGTGATCGTGACCAACCTCGCCTACCAGCGCCGAGCCAGCCCGCTCATCACCCGGGCCCAGCAGCTGCGTGCCGAGCTCAGCGAGGTGGCCCACGAGTCCTTCGACGGTGCGCTGGTCGTCAAGACGCTCGGCCGGGAGGGTGAGGAGACCGAACGCTTCGCCGCCAAGGCGCGGGAGCTGCGCGACACCAACATCCGAGCGGGCCGCATCCGCGCCGCCTTCGATCCGACCCTGGCGGCGCTGCCGGACATCGGGGTGCTCGTCGTGCTCGCCGTCGGCGTGGTCCGGGTTCTGCACGGTCACGCCGCCGCCGGTGACGTGGTCCAGGTCGGCTACCTGCTCACCATCGTGGCCTTCCCGATCCGGTCGCTGGGCTGGGTGCTGGGGGAGTTCCCTCGCAGCGTGGTCGGGTTCCGCCGCGTGCAGCACGTCCTGGACGCGACCGGAGGCCTCGCGTACGGCGATGCGCGGCTGCCCGGGACCGCCCCGGGCGATGCCACCCGAGGTGCCCGGCTGGAGGTCGACGCGGTGGCCTTCGCCTACGAGCCGCAGCAGCCGCTGCTGCGAGACGTGAGCTTCGAGGTCGGCCCGGGACGGACGGTCGCGATCGTCGGTCCGACCGCGTCGGGCAAGTCGACGCTGACCACCTTGATGGCCCGCCTGGTCGACGCCGACGACGGCAGCATCAGCGTCGACGGCGTGGATCTGCGCGACCTCGCGCCCGGTGCCCTGGCCGAGGCGGTGGCGATGGTGCCGCAGACGGCGTTCCTCTTCGACGACACGGTGCGCGGCAACGTCACTCTGGGGGGCGCGTACGCCGACGACGAGGTCTGGGCGGCCCTGCGCGCGGCCCAGGCCGACGGCTTCGTGGCGGCGCTGCCCCGGGGGCTGGACACCCGGCTCGGTGAGCGTGGCACGAGCCTGAGCGGCGGTCAGCGGCAGCGGATCTCGTTGGCGCGGGCGCTGGTCCGTCGTCCTCGGCTGCTGATCCTCGACGACGCCACCTCCGCTGTCGACCCGGAGGTGGAGCAGCGGATCCTGGCCGCGCTGCGCGGCGCGACCGGCGGTACCGGTGAGGGGGCGACCCTCGTGGTGGTGGCCTACCGCAAGGCGACCATCGCCCTGGCCGACGAGGTGGTCCACCTCGACGGTGGCCGGATCGTGGCGCGCGGCACCCACGAGGAGCTTCTCCGCTCCAGCCCGCGGTACGCCGAGCTCGTCAACGCCTACGAGACCGAGACCGACCACGAGACCGGCCCCGCGCGGAGCGAGGCCGACCGATGAGCACCGTCGAGACCGGCGAGCAGCTGGGCGGCATCGAGACGATCCGGCGCGGGCTGCGGCACTCGCCCGAGCTGGTCGAGGGCGCCGGCCGGACGCTCGCCCTGGCCGTGGTCGCCAGCCTGGGCCAGGTGATCGTGCCGATAGCGGTCCAGCAGACGCTCGACCACGGCCTCAACCATGCCGGCGGTCCCGACGTCTCGTTCACCGTCTGGACGGGCGTGGGAGCGGCCGTCGCGCTGGCCATCGCGAGCTGGGCCTCCTACCTGATGACGGCCCGCCTGTTCACCGCCGCGGAGCGCGGCCTGGCCACGCTGCGGACCAAGGCCTTCCGCCACGTCCACGACCTGCCGATGCTGACCCAGAACACCGAGCGTCGCGGCGCGCTGGTCTCCCGGGTCACCAGCGACGTCGACCAGATCAGCCAGTTCGTGGTCTACGGCGGCCTGCTCCTGGTCGTCTCCGTCGGGCAGATGCTGATCGCCAGCGTGGTGATGGTGATCTACTCCTGGCAGCTGGCGCTGGTGGTGTGGGCGTGCTTCGTGCCGCTCTTCGCCAGCCTGCGGTTCTTCCAGCGTCGCCTCTCGCAGGCCTACACCGTCGTACGCCGCCAGGTCGGCGCCCTGCTCTCCGCGATCGCCGAGCCCGTCGTGGGTGCGGCAGTGGTCAAGGCGTACGCCGTCGAGGCGCGCACCCAGGAGCGCATCGACGAGGCGGTGGAGGAGAACATGACCGCGCAGATCCGGGCGCAGAGCCTGGTCGCGGGCTTCTTCAGCCTCGGCGGTCTCGCCGGTGGTCTGGCGCTGGCCGGCGTCGTCGTCCTCGGCGTCGAGCTCGGCATCCACGGGAACCTCTCCAGCGGCAAGATCCTTGCCTTCGCGTTCCTGGTCTCGCTGTTCGTCGGCCCGGTCCAGACCGGGTCCCAGATCCT from Nocardioides sp. BP30 encodes:
- a CDS encoding ABC transporter ATP-binding protein, whose protein sequence is MERASTTDGFKVLAVAIRREPWIFTLSTVGSALFGALTVADAWVLGWSTDHVILPAFRTGHIGPGWLVAVVALFVAVAIGRAVGVVARRLGAGVMQYRMQAHYRRAVTRQYLRLPLAWHQAHPTGQLLSNANADVEAAWAPIAPLPMAVGTIAMMVIAVAQMFLADVVLACLGMLVFPAVIVTNLAYQRRASPLITRAQQLRAELSEVAHESFDGALVVKTLGREGEETERFAAKARELRDTNIRAGRIRAAFDPTLAALPDIGVLVVLAVGVVRVLHGHAAAGDVVQVGYLLTIVAFPIRSLGWVLGEFPRSVVGFRRVQHVLDATGGLAYGDARLPGTAPGDATRGARLEVDAVAFAYEPQQPLLRDVSFEVGPGRTVAIVGPTASGKSTLTTLMARLVDADDGSISVDGVDLRDLAPGALAEAVAMVPQTAFLFDDTVRGNVTLGGAYADDEVWAALRAAQADGFVAALPRGLDTRLGERGTSLSGGQRQRISLARALVRRPRLLILDDATSAVDPEVEQRILAALRGATGGTGEGATLVVVAYRKATIALADEVVHLDGGRIVARGTHEELLRSSPRYAELVNAYETETDHETGPARSEADR
- a CDS encoding ABC transporter ATP-binding protein, with amino-acid sequence MSTVETGEQLGGIETIRRGLRHSPELVEGAGRTLALAVVASLGQVIVPIAVQQTLDHGLNHAGGPDVSFTVWTGVGAAVALAIASWASYLMTARLFTAAERGLATLRTKAFRHVHDLPMLTQNTERRGALVSRVTSDVDQISQFVVYGGLLLVVSVGQMLIASVVMVIYSWQLALVVWACFVPLFASLRFFQRRLSQAYTVVRRQVGALLSAIAEPVVGAAVVKAYAVEARTQERIDEAVEENMTAQIRAQSLVAGFFSLGGLAGGLALAGVVVLGVELGIHGNLSSGKILAFAFLVSLFVGPVQTGSQILTDAQNAVASWRRVIGILDTPADLVDPGADGARLPRGPLSVTFDEVSFAYPGGAPVLHDLTLRIEPGRRVAVVGETGSGKSTIAKLLTRLMDPTSGVVRLDDVDVRRIAGSSLRSSVVLVPQEGFLFDDTLAANARYGRIGATDEEILAAAGSLGLGDWLAGLPHGVLTRVGQRGEALSAGERQLVALLRAQLADPDLLVLDEATSAVDPALEMRISRALERLMSGRTSVTIAHRLSTAESADEVVVVDRGRIVQRGPHRDLVRQEGSVYAGLYASWVAQQRA